One Endozoicomonas gorgoniicola DNA window includes the following coding sequences:
- the ctaD gene encoding cytochrome c oxidase subunit I gives MTEQTLEHHDDHHHGPAKGLMRWVLTTNHKDIGSMYLWFSFIMFLTGGAMAMVIRAELFQPGLQIVEPAFFNQMTTMHGLIMVFGAVMPAFVGLANWMIPMMIGAPDMALPRMNNWSFWILPFAALMLVSTLFMEGGGPNFGWTFYAPLSTDYSPPSTTFFIFAIHMLGISSIMGAINIIATILNLRAPGMTMMKMPLFVWTWLITAYLLIAVMPVLAGAVTMMLMDIHFGTSFFNAGGGGDPVLFQHIFWFFGHPEVYIMILPSFGIVSAIIPTFARKPLFGYTSMVYATSSIAFLSFIVWAHHMFTVGIPLVGELFFMYATMLIAVPTGVKVFNWVTTMFRGAMTFETPMLFAIAFVVLFTIGGFSGLMLSIAPADFQYHDTYFVVAHFHYVLVPGAIFAIFAATYYWLPKWTGHMYDETLAKTHFWLSFIGMNLTFFPMHFVGLAGMPRRIPDYALQFADFNQIASLGGFLFGTTQLLFLFIVLKCIRGGKKAEAQVWESAEGLEWSLPSPAPYHTFTTPPDVK, from the coding sequence ATGACCGAACAGACACTTGAACATCACGACGATCACCACCACGGTCCGGCAAAAGGCTTAATGCGCTGGGTGCTGACCACCAACCACAAAGATATTGGCTCGATGTATTTGTGGTTCAGTTTCATCATGTTTCTGACGGGGGGCGCCATGGCAATGGTTATCCGGGCAGAACTGTTTCAGCCAGGATTGCAGATAGTCGAGCCGGCATTTTTTAACCAGATGACCACCATGCACGGGCTGATCATGGTGTTTGGTGCGGTTATGCCTGCTTTTGTCGGGCTGGCGAACTGGATGATTCCGATGATGATTGGTGCGCCTGATATGGCGTTGCCAAGAATGAATAACTGGAGTTTCTGGATTCTGCCGTTTGCTGCCCTGATGCTGGTCAGTACTCTGTTTATGGAAGGTGGCGGCCCTAACTTTGGCTGGACTTTCTATGCGCCGCTGTCCACGGATTACTCTCCTCCATCAACCACCTTTTTTATCTTTGCTATTCACATGCTGGGTATCTCGTCGATTATGGGAGCGATCAACATCATCGCCACCATTCTCAATCTGCGGGCTCCCGGTATGACCATGATGAAAATGCCTCTGTTTGTCTGGACCTGGCTGATCACTGCCTACCTTCTGATAGCAGTGATGCCCGTGTTGGCAGGTGCTGTGACCATGATGCTAATGGATATACATTTTGGCACCAGCTTCTTTAATGCCGGCGGCGGTGGTGACCCGGTACTGTTTCAGCATATCTTCTGGTTCTTCGGACATCCGGAAGTGTACATCATGATACTGCCGTCGTTTGGTATCGTGTCTGCAATCATCCCTACCTTTGCCCGCAAGCCGCTGTTTGGTTACACGTCAATGGTCTACGCCACCAGTAGCATTGCATTCCTGTCGTTTATTGTCTGGGCGCATCACATGTTCACAGTGGGGATTCCGCTGGTGGGTGAACTGTTCTTTATGTATGCCACCATGCTGATTGCTGTGCCAACAGGCGTGAAGGTTTTCAACTGGGTAACCACTATGTTTCGTGGTGCCATGACCTTTGAAACGCCCATGCTGTTTGCCATTGCTTTTGTGGTGTTGTTCACCATCGGTGGTTTCTCCGGGCTGATGCTGTCCATTGCACCGGCCGATTTCCAATACCATGATACTTACTTTGTGGTGGCACACTTCCACTATGTTCTGGTGCCCGGTGCTATTTTCGCCATCTTTGCCGCTACGTATTACTGGCTTCCCAAGTGGACCGGTCACATGTACGACGAAACGCTGGCAAAAACGCACTTCTGGTTGTCGTTTATTGGCATGAACCTGACATTTTTCCCAATGCACTTTGTTGGTCTGGCCGGCATGCCCAGACGAATTCCTGACTACGCCCTGCAATTTGCCGACTTTAATCAGATTGCCAGCCTGGGTGGTTTTTTGTTTGGGACCACACAGCTGTTGTTTCTGTTCATTGTTCTCAAGTGCATCCGTGGAGGTAAAAAAGCGGAAGCTCAGGTCTGGGAAAGCGCTGAAGGTCTGGAGTGGAGTCTGCCCTCCCCGGCACCCTACCACACCTTTACGACACCTCCTGATGTGAAGTAA
- a CDS encoding cytochrome c oxidase assembly protein — MTEKDKTKEEKVVDLSKRTMLRTGLVAGGMFGFGFAMVPIYDVFCKVTGLNGKTDPNPYTGKAVMDTSRIIKVQFVATKNAGMSWDFHPNISEVEVHPGQVGELSFFARNPTSKRMIGQAIPSVTPFQATNYLHKVECFCFTTQTLDAGEEKVMPLRIIVDQELPRHITKLTLSYTLFDVTTMGERTLKS, encoded by the coding sequence ATGACTGAGAAGGATAAAACCAAGGAAGAAAAAGTCGTCGATCTGTCAAAACGAACCATGCTGCGCACTGGACTGGTTGCGGGTGGTATGTTTGGTTTTGGCTTTGCCATGGTTCCGATCTACGACGTTTTCTGCAAAGTCACAGGGTTGAATGGCAAGACGGACCCGAACCCTTATACCGGCAAAGCGGTGATGGACACCAGTCGCATTATCAAAGTGCAGTTTGTGGCAACGAAAAATGCAGGGATGAGCTGGGACTTTCATCCGAATATTTCTGAAGTCGAAGTGCATCCGGGCCAGGTAGGAGAACTCAGCTTTTTCGCTCGTAACCCGACCAGTAAAAGAATGATCGGCCAGGCAATACCCAGTGTAACGCCATTTCAGGCCACCAATTATCTGCACAAGGTGGAATGTTTCTGCTTTACCACCCAGACCCTTGATGCAGGTGAAGAAAAAGTCATGCCGCTGAGAATTATTGTGGATCAGGAATTACCCCGGCATATCACCAAACTAACCCTGTCGTACACTCTGTTTGATGTGACGACCATGGGGGAAAGGACGCTGAAGTCTTGA